A single genomic interval of Bos indicus isolate NIAB-ARS_2022 breed Sahiwal x Tharparkar chromosome 5, NIAB-ARS_B.indTharparkar_mat_pri_1.0, whole genome shotgun sequence harbors:
- the POLDIP3 gene encoding polymerase delta-interacting protein 3 isoform X2, protein MADISLDELIRKRGAASKGRLNARPGVGGVRSRVGIQQSLLSQPARTATFQQRFDARQKIGLSDARLKLGVKDAREKLLQKDARFRIKGKVQDAREMLNSRKQQSTVPQKPHQVADAREKISLKRNSPAAFMSPPIGTVTPALKLTKTIQNLYDLDDDDDVIAPIPTKQMKFAASGSFLHHMAGVSSSKLSMSKALPLTKVVQNDAYTAPALSSSVRTKALTNMSRTLVNKEEPPKELPPAEPVLSPLEGTKMTVNNLHPRVTEEDIVELFCVCGALKRARLVHPGVAEVVFVKKDDAITAYKKYNNRCLDGQPMKCNLHMNGNVITSDQPILLRLSDSPSVKKESELPRRVNSAPSSNPPAEVDPDTILKALFKSSGASVTTQPTEFKIKL, encoded by the exons GCTCAATGCCAGACCAGGAGTGGGAGGTGTCCGATCGCGTGTTGGGATCCAACAGAGCCTTCTTAGCCAGCCAGCACGCACAGCCACCTTCCAGCAGAGGTTTGATGCCCGGCAGAAAATTGGCCTCTCAGATGCCCGCCTCAAGCTGGGAGTCAAGGATGCCCGGGAAAAGCTTTTGCAGAAAGATGCTCGGTTCCGGATCAAAGGGAAAGTGCAGGATGCCAGAGAGATGCTGAACTCGCGCAAGCAGCAGAGCACAGTGCCCCAGAAGCCCCACCAGGTTGCTGATGCCCGGGAGAAAATCAGCTTGAAGCGGAATTCCCCTGCTGCCTTCATGAGCCCACCCATTGGGACAGTGACCCCTGCTCTGAAGCTCACTAAAACCATCCAG aatttataCGACCTGGATGATGATGACGATGTTATAGCTCCCATTCCTACTAAACAGATGAAATTTGCAGCCTCAGGCAGCTTTCTCCACCACATG GCCGGGGTGAGCAGTTCCAAGCTGTCCATGTCCAAGGCCCTTCCTCTCACCAAAGTGGTTCAGAATGATGCGTACACTGCTcctgctctctcctcctctgtTCGGACAAAAGCCTTGACCAACATGTCCCGGACGTTGGTGAACAAGGAGGAGCCCCCCAAAGAGCTGCCGCCTGCAGAG CCTGTCCTCAGCCCTTTGGAAGGCACCAAGATGACCGTGAATAATCTGCACCCTCGAGTCACCGAGGAGGACATTGTT GAGCTTTTTTGTGTTTGTGGAGCCCTGAAGCGTGCTCGGCTGGTCCATCCTGGGGTAGCAGAGGTGGTGTTTGTAAAGAAGGACGATGCCATCACCGCGTATAAGAAGTACAACAACCGGTGTCTGGATG GGCAACCAATGAAGTGCAACCTCCACATGAATGGGAACGTTATCACCTCAGACCAGCCCATCCTGCT ACGGCTGAGTGATAGCCCctcagtgaaaaaggagagtgagctGCCTCGCAGAGTGAATTCTGCCCCCTCATCCAACCCTCCAGCCGAAGTAGATCCTGACACCATCCTGAAGGCGCTTTTCAAGTCATCGGGGGCCTCTGTGACCACACAGCCCACAGAATTCAAAATCAAACTTTGA
- the POLDIP3 gene encoding polymerase delta-interacting protein 3 isoform X1 — MADISLDELIRKRGAASKGRLNARPGVGGVRSRVGIQQSLLSQPARTATFQQRFDARQKIGLSDARLKLGVKDAREKLLQKDARFRIKGKVQDAREMLNSRKQQSTVPQKPHQVADAREKISLKRNSPAAFMSPPIGTVTPALKLTKTIQVPQQKAMAPIHAHPAGMRINVVNNHQAKQNLYDLDDDDDVIAPIPTKQMKFAASGSFLHHMAGVSSSKLSMSKALPLTKVVQNDAYTAPALSSSVRTKALTNMSRTLVNKEEPPKELPPAEPVLSPLEGTKMTVNNLHPRVTEEDIVELFCVCGALKRARLVHPGVAEVVFVKKDDAITAYKKYNNRCLDGQPMKCNLHMNGNVITSDQPILLRLSDSPSVKKESELPRRVNSAPSSNPPAEVDPDTILKALFKSSGASVTTQPTEFKIKL; from the exons GCTCAATGCCAGACCAGGAGTGGGAGGTGTCCGATCGCGTGTTGGGATCCAACAGAGCCTTCTTAGCCAGCCAGCACGCACAGCCACCTTCCAGCAGAGGTTTGATGCCCGGCAGAAAATTGGCCTCTCAGATGCCCGCCTCAAGCTGGGAGTCAAGGATGCCCGGGAAAAGCTTTTGCAGAAAGATGCTCGGTTCCGGATCAAAGGGAAAGTGCAGGATGCCAGAGAGATGCTGAACTCGCGCAAGCAGCAGAGCACAGTGCCCCAGAAGCCCCACCAGGTTGCTGATGCCCGGGAGAAAATCAGCTTGAAGCGGAATTCCCCTGCTGCCTTCATGAGCCCACCCATTGGGACAGTGACCCCTGCTCTGAAGCTCACTAAAACCATCCAG GTTCCACAGCAGAAGGCCATGGCACCAATTCATGCTCATCCTGCTGGAATGAGGATCAATGTCGTCAATAACCACCAGGCCAAAcag aatttataCGACCTGGATGATGATGACGATGTTATAGCTCCCATTCCTACTAAACAGATGAAATTTGCAGCCTCAGGCAGCTTTCTCCACCACATG GCCGGGGTGAGCAGTTCCAAGCTGTCCATGTCCAAGGCCCTTCCTCTCACCAAAGTGGTTCAGAATGATGCGTACACTGCTcctgctctctcctcctctgtTCGGACAAAAGCCTTGACCAACATGTCCCGGACGTTGGTGAACAAGGAGGAGCCCCCCAAAGAGCTGCCGCCTGCAGAG CCTGTCCTCAGCCCTTTGGAAGGCACCAAGATGACCGTGAATAATCTGCACCCTCGAGTCACCGAGGAGGACATTGTT GAGCTTTTTTGTGTTTGTGGAGCCCTGAAGCGTGCTCGGCTGGTCCATCCTGGGGTAGCAGAGGTGGTGTTTGTAAAGAAGGACGATGCCATCACCGCGTATAAGAAGTACAACAACCGGTGTCTGGATG GGCAACCAATGAAGTGCAACCTCCACATGAATGGGAACGTTATCACCTCAGACCAGCCCATCCTGCT ACGGCTGAGTGATAGCCCctcagtgaaaaaggagagtgagctGCCTCGCAGAGTGAATTCTGCCCCCTCATCCAACCCTCCAGCCGAAGTAGATCCTGACACCATCCTGAAGGCGCTTTTCAAGTCATCGGGGGCCTCTGTGACCACACAGCCCACAGAATTCAAAATCAAACTTTGA
- the RRP7A gene encoding ribosomal RNA-processing protein 7 homolog A: protein MVARRRKRAVRESDSGVPTLPGYSAIPIKFSEKQQSSHYLYVREHKVREGTKSPWPPKRTLFVLNVPPYCTEECLLRLLSPCGPIQSVELQEKPELAESPKEPPSKFFHPKPVPGFQVAYVLFQKPGSVSAALALKGPLLVSTESHPVRSGVLKWIRDYTDSVPDPEALRVEVDAFMETYDRKIAEEEAKAKEEEGVPDEEGWVKVTRRGRRPVLPRTEAASLRVLERERRKRARKELLNFYAWQHRETKMEHIAQLRKKFEEDKQRIELMRAQRKFRPY from the exons ATGGTGGCGCGCAGAAGGAAGCGTGCGGTGCGGGAATCTGATTCGGGGGTTCCAACCCTGCCCGGCTACTCAG CCATTCCGATCAAATTCTCTGAAAAGCAGCAATCCTCTCATTACCTCTATGTGAGAGAGCACAAAGTTCGAGAAGGTACCAAGTCTCCCTGGCCTCCGAAGCGGACCCTTTTTGTCCTCAACGTGCCCCCGTACTGCACAGAG GAGTGCCTGTTGCGCCTCCTCTCCCCGTGCGGGCCCATCCAGTCAGTGGAGTTACAGGAGAAGCCGGAGCTTGCTGAGAGCCCAAAGGAGCCCCCGTCGAAGTTCTTTCACCCCAAACCAGTTCCT GGTTTCCAGGTGGCCTACGTGCTGTTCCAGAAGCCAGGCAGCGTGTCAGCCGCCTTGGCCCTGAAGGGCCCCCTGCTGGTCTCCACTGAGAGTCACCCTGTGAGGAGCGGCGTCCTCA AGTGGATCCGAGATTACACGGACTCGGTGCCGGACCCCGAGGCCCTGAGGGTCGAGGTGGACGCCTTCATGGAGACATACGACCGGAAGATAGCGGAG GAGGAGGCCAAGGCCAAGGAGGAGGAAGGCGTCCCCGACGAGGAGGGCTGGGTGAAGGTGACCCGCCGGGGCCGCCGACCGGTGCTCCCGAGGACGGAGGCGGCCAGCCTGCGGGTGCTGGAGCGGGAGAGGCGGAAGCGCGCCCGCAAGGAGCTGCTCAACTTCTACGCCTGGCAGCACCGCGAGACCAAGATGGAGC ATATTGCGCAGCTGCGCAAGAAGTTCGAGGAGGACAAGCAGAGAATTGAGCTGATGCGGGCCCAGCGGAAGTTCCGACCCTACTGA